One stretch of Kogia breviceps isolate mKogBre1 chromosome 18, mKogBre1 haplotype 1, whole genome shotgun sequence DNA includes these proteins:
- the FBXO46 gene encoding F-box only protein 46 gives MDRGGLLPFQLWCPRPFGTYSQNQPRPPSAALKPSACPEPGGGPEPDHGPAHSENTPPALATEASASQPAALLSAAAAGDEGRVLLDTWYVIKPGNTKEKVAFFVAHQCGGGSRASSMKVKGHWGSDSSKAKRRRRCLEPTKAPPDPGGQHGSPAAEGAPASASEDVDLLSVAEMVALVEQRAALALQSYPRPGTPAPVVYVSAEQGGPAKGLGSERRSGGGDCSRVAEAVAHFEAQRDNPPAKGLRKEERPGPGPGEVRIAFRISNGREPRAPDGSLPNGSGGRPGCAYPGSPGPGARAKDKITCDLYQLISPSRDALPSNVEFLLARADEASEGETPAPARPEDTPPAPPPPPARDCGTSGFHVDVVVTGVVDECIFFGKDGTKNVKEETVCLTVSPEEPPPPGQLFFLQPRGPDGPPEPPPADSPATAPGPDDAEGTVDTSLCRLYRHVSHDFLEIRFKIQRLLEPRQYMLLLPEHVLVKIFSFLPTRALAALKCTCHHFKGIIEAFGVRATDSRWSRDPLYRDDPCKQCRKRYEKGDVSLCRWHPKPYHHDLPYGRSYWMCCRRADRETPGCRLGLHDNNWVLPCNGPGGGGGRAGREEGR, from the coding sequence ATGGACCGAGGGGGCCTCCTTCCCTTCCAGCTGTGGTGTCCCCGGCCCTTTGGCACCTACTCCCAGAACCAGCCGCGCCCGCCTTCCGCAGCCCTCAAGCCGTCAGCCTGCCCTGAGCCAGGCGGGGGGCCGGAGCCAGACCATGGCCCTGCCCACTCAGAAAACACGCCCCCCGCCTTGGCCACGGAGGCTTCTGCCTCCCAGCCTGCCGCGCTCCTTTCAGCAGCCGCTGCCGGCGACGAGGGTCGAGTCCTGCTGGACACGTGGTATGTTATCAAGCCCGGGAATACAAAGGAGAAGGTGGCCTTCTTTGTGGCCCACCAGTGCGGTGGAGGGAGCCGGGCCAGCTCCATGAAGGTCAAGGGGCACTGGGGCAGTGACAGCTCCAAGGCCAAGCGGAGGAGGCGCTGTCTTGAGCCTACGAAGGCTCCTCCGGACCCAGGGGGACAACACGGGTCCCCTGCTGCTGAGGGGGCCCCAGCCTCAGCCAGTGAGGATGTGGACCTGCTCTCTGTGGCCGAGATGGTGGCCCTGGTGGAGCAGCGGGCCGCCCTGGCCCTGCAGAGCTACCCGCGCCCGGGCACCCCAGCGCCTGTGGTCTACGTGTCGGCCGAGCAGGGTGGGCCTGCCAAGGGGCTGGGGTCCGAACGGCGGTCTGGTGGCGGGGACTGCAGCCGTGTGGCGGAGGCCGTGGCCCACTTCGAGGCTCAGCGGGACAACCCTCCAGCTAAAGGCCTCCGCAAGGAGGAGCGGCCCGGGCCAGGCCCCGGGGAGGTGCGCATCGCCTTCCGGATCTCCAACGGCCGAGAGCCCCGTGCACCGGATGGCAGCTTGCCCAATGGGAGTGGGGGCCGGCCGGGTTGTGCCTACCCTGGCAGCCCGGGTCCTGGGGCCCGGGCCAAGGACAAGATCACCTGCGACCTCTACCAGCTCATCAGCCCCTCTCGGGATGCCCTCCCCAGCAATGTGGAGTTTCTGCTGGCTCGGGCGGATGAAGCCAGCGAGGGTGAgaccccagcccctgccaggcCCGAGGACACTCCCCCggccccccctccaccccctgcccggGACTGTGGCACGTCAGGCTTCCATGTGGATGTGGTGGTGACGGGGGTGGTGGATGAGTGTATCTTCTTCGGCAAGGATGGCACCAAAAACGTGAAGGAGGAGACGGTGTGCCTGACCGTCAGCCCCGAGGAGCCACCCCCGCCTGGCCAGCTCTTCTTCCTCCAGCCCCGGGGACCGGATGGGCCCCCCGAGCCACCGCCAGCCGACTCGCCCGCCACTGCACCTGGCCCGGACGATGCTGAGGGCACGGTGGACACCTCCCTGTGCCGCCTGTACCGGCACGTGTCGCACGACTTCCTGGAAATCCGCTTCAAGATCCAGCGGTTGCTGGAGCCGCGACAGTACATGCTGCTGCTGCCTGAGCACGTGCTGGTCAAGATCTTCAGCTTCCTGCCCACGCGGGCCCTGGCGGCCCTCAAGTGCACCTGCCACCACTTCAAGGGCATCATTGAGGCGTTCGGCGTGCGGGCCACAGACTCGCGCTGGAGCCGCGACCCGCTCTACCGCGATGACCCTTGCAAGCAGTGCCGCAAGAGATACGAGAAGGGCGATGTGTCGCTCTGCCGCTGGCACCCCAAGCCCTACCACCACGACCTGCCTTACGGACGTTCCTACTGGATGTGCTGCCGCCGAGCCGATCGCGAGACACCCGGCTGCCGCCTGGGTCTGCACGATAACAACTGGGTGTTGCCCTGCAATGGGCCAGGCGGTGGGGGCGGCCGGGCTGGCCGGGAGGAGGGGAGGTGa